One Paenibacillus sp. FSL W8-0186 genomic window carries:
- a CDS encoding YdiU family protein: protein MTENKTTIAEAGWKFDNSYARLPEIFYTLQKPLPVRAPGLAVFNEPLAASLGLDPQALQGSAGAAVFAGNVIPEGALPLAQAYAGHQFGYFTMLGDGRAVLIGEQITPQGQRVDIQLKGSGRTPYSRGGDGRAVLGPMLREYIISEAMHALGIPTTRSLAVVTTGQTVMRESEQTGAILTRIASSHLRVGTFQYAAQRGEGEELRALADYALKRHYPEAEEDTAAGGNHYLALLRQVIRRQAELIAKWQLVGFIHGVMNTDNMTISGETIDYGPCAFMDAYDPATVFSSIDSQGRYAYGNQPYIGAWNLARFAEALLPLLHEDEEQALKLAEEAIAGFTEQFHGYWLAGMRAKLGLFNAEPEDEALIKELLKLMHKHRADYTNTFLALTFERWQDISLVEDEAFEPWLQQWRERLGRQEETQEASQQLMRSSNPAVIPRNHRVEEALEAAEKDGDYSLMERLLGALADPFAHTEEQAEYCKLPEPSQRPYRTYCGT, encoded by the coding sequence ATGACAGAGAATAAAACAACAATTGCAGAAGCAGGATGGAAATTTGATAACAGCTACGCTCGGCTTCCTGAAATATTTTACACCTTGCAAAAACCGTTGCCCGTGCGCGCACCTGGACTGGCCGTGTTTAACGAGCCGCTTGCGGCATCCCTGGGATTGGATCCTCAAGCGCTGCAAGGCAGCGCAGGCGCGGCCGTGTTCGCGGGCAATGTGATACCCGAAGGAGCTTTGCCGCTCGCTCAGGCTTATGCCGGGCATCAATTCGGTTATTTCACGATGCTGGGCGACGGCCGGGCCGTGCTGATCGGCGAACAGATCACGCCGCAAGGGCAGCGGGTGGATATTCAGCTGAAAGGATCGGGCCGGACGCCATATTCCCGCGGCGGGGACGGCCGCGCGGTGCTTGGGCCCATGCTGCGCGAGTATATTATCAGCGAAGCGATGCATGCGCTTGGCATCCCGACGACACGCAGCCTCGCGGTGGTAACGACGGGACAGACCGTCATGCGCGAGTCGGAGCAGACCGGGGCGATATTGACCCGTATCGCGTCCAGTCATTTGCGCGTCGGCACGTTTCAATATGCCGCGCAGCGGGGAGAGGGCGAAGAGCTGCGTGCGCTGGCCGATTATGCGTTAAAGAGGCATTATCCCGAAGCGGAAGAGGATACGGCGGCAGGCGGGAATCACTATCTGGCCCTGCTTCGGCAGGTTATTCGCCGCCAGGCTGAGCTGATCGCAAAGTGGCAGCTGGTCGGTTTCATTCACGGGGTGATGAATACCGACAACATGACGATCAGCGGAGAGACGATTGATTATGGGCCATGCGCCTTCATGGATGCATATGATCCGGCGACCGTCTTCAGCTCTATCGACAGTCAGGGCCGCTATGCCTATGGCAATCAGCCCTATATCGGCGCATGGAACCTGGCGAGATTCGCGGAAGCCCTGCTCCCGCTGCTGCATGAAGACGAGGAGCAGGCGCTTAAACTGGCGGAAGAGGCCATTGCCGGATTCACCGAACAGTTTCACGGCTACTGGCTGGCAGGGATGCGGGCAAAGCTCGGGCTGTTTAACGCGGAGCCGGAGGATGAAGCGCTCATAAAAGAGCTTCTTAAGCTGATGCACAAACACCGCGCAGACTACACGAATACGTTCCTTGCATTAACCTTTGAGCGGTGGCAGGACATATCCTTGGTTGAGGATGAGGCATTCGAGCCATGGCTTCAGCAGTGGCGGGAACGGTTAGGGAGGCAGGAGGAAACGCAGGAAGCTTCGCAGCAGCTTATGCGCAGCAGCAATCCTGCGGTCATCCCGCGCAATCATCGGGTGGAAGAGGCGCTTGAAGCCGCCGAGAAGGACGGAGATTACAGCCTGATGGAGCGGCTGCTCGGCGCGCTCGCGGATCCTTTTGCCCATACGGAAGAGCAGGCGGAATATTGTAAGCTGCCGGAGCCATCCCAGCGCCCGTATCGAACCTACTGCGGCACGTGA
- a CDS encoding WD40 repeat domain-containing protein: MLFIEQKINRATKNNARGSFIQTVRLFAKYTKKDWLSLTSKQSWLTRMKAFYLYIEALLYSEQVEKVENQYFELFKNIYTRGCDTYGYDKTASLLLQLVEGSLAVFQQYVDPGKVMRTFGPLLESGRLKPEIIFKMTYYMALANVKDGNLVDAKAKLSSGLETKEPFWNSKWQELCCTVEELLDPGTGAMKANNSLFEEIAHGQRWIGDTALSPDGSLTAVMYMGGLLKIFKTESGEEIFVCTDHVLLFEEEKATHMRLAFSPDGCFLTLGLGVGIVKIYDMKLFKLHAEYHLPGLFWEDIEPNAYYKEYTYVQFSPFQKYMVVVPTAENYDPQGDNGYPIPEQYGTFYIIDFSTGDVVFEHTYKDRKIGAVSFSPDEQLFAVALLGEEVDIWKIQSQSLIFTSNDFVWLGLSDRVGMTQTLSFSAQSDRLVYAAKENRLVVVKLFQPDAIYSIDLGGNYKACALHVDSQDHIIAVKYISNRPVILCKWKMSDFKEEVLFTGGTYAVKELLVDEDHDELWLFDTSIAELRKYSTGSLVRKWDPYGWWYSYSVIFSSISISSQVGMVAISHKEAVRIGRSERELS; encoded by the coding sequence ATGTTATTTATAGAGCAGAAAATTAACAGAGCTACCAAAAATAACGCAAGAGGATCGTTTATTCAAACCGTAAGGTTATTTGCAAAATATACGAAAAAAGACTGGCTGTCACTAACATCAAAGCAAAGTTGGCTTACTCGTATGAAGGCATTTTATCTGTATATAGAAGCGCTTCTTTATTCAGAACAAGTTGAAAAAGTGGAAAACCAATATTTTGAGTTATTCAAAAACATTTACACTAGAGGTTGCGATACTTATGGATATGACAAGACTGCTTCTTTATTGTTGCAGCTTGTAGAAGGCAGCTTAGCTGTGTTTCAACAATATGTAGACCCTGGAAAGGTCATGCGAACTTTTGGTCCTTTATTAGAATCAGGGCGATTGAAGCCTGAGATCATCTTTAAGATGACGTATTATATGGCTCTTGCGAATGTGAAAGATGGAAACCTTGTGGATGCAAAAGCAAAGCTTTCTTCCGGGTTGGAGACGAAAGAGCCTTTCTGGAACAGCAAATGGCAGGAGCTTTGCTGCACTGTAGAGGAGTTACTAGATCCCGGGACTGGAGCGATGAAAGCGAACAATTCTTTGTTTGAGGAAATAGCTCATGGTCAGCGATGGATTGGCGACACTGCATTAAGTCCCGATGGTTCTTTAACGGCCGTAATGTATATGGGTGGACTACTAAAAATATTCAAGACTGAAAGTGGAGAAGAAATATTTGTTTGTACAGATCATGTTCTGCTCTTTGAAGAAGAAAAGGCTACTCATATGAGACTAGCATTTAGTCCGGATGGATGCTTTTTAACATTAGGTTTAGGTGTGGGTATTGTGAAAATTTACGATATGAAGCTGTTTAAGCTTCATGCGGAATACCATCTTCCGGGTCTGTTTTGGGAGGACATAGAACCCAATGCTTATTATAAGGAATATACCTATGTCCAGTTCAGCCCATTCCAGAAATATATGGTTGTAGTACCTACTGCTGAAAACTACGACCCGCAAGGGGATAATGGTTATCCGATACCTGAACAGTATGGAACATTCTATATTATAGATTTCAGCACTGGAGATGTAGTATTTGAGCATACCTATAAGGATCGAAAAATAGGTGCCGTTTCCTTTAGCCCAGATGAGCAATTATTTGCAGTTGCTTTATTGGGCGAAGAAGTGGACATTTGGAAAATCCAATCCCAGTCATTAATTTTTACAAGCAACGATTTCGTTTGGCTTGGACTTAGCGATCGTGTAGGTATGACACAAACCTTGTCATTCTCGGCTCAAAGCGACAGATTAGTATACGCAGCAAAAGAGAATAGACTAGTCGTTGTAAAGTTATTTCAACCAGATGCAATTTATTCAATAGACTTGGGCGGTAATTATAAGGCTTGTGCCCTGCATGTAGATTCTCAAGATCATATTATTGCAGTTAAATACATATCCAATAGACCTGTGATCCTTTGTAAATGGAAAATGAGCGATTTTAAAGAAGAGGTACTATTTACAGGAGGTACTTATGCGGTAAAGGAACTACTTGTAGATGAAGATCATGATGAATTATGGCTCTTCGACACGTCAATTGCTGAGCTTCGAAAATACAGTACAGGTAGTCTGGTTCGCAAATGGGATCCTTATGGCTGGTGGTATTCATACAGTGTGATTTTTAGTTCAATTTCAATTAGCAGTCAGGTTGGTATGGTAGCCATAAGTCATAAAGAAGCCGTTCGGATCGGGCGCTCAGAAAGGGAACTAAGCTAG
- a CDS encoding nucleotide disphospho-sugar-binding domain-containing protein, whose translation MKLLFFMLPYHGHINPTLSVAEELVRRGEQIVYYTTEEFAGKLEGIGAELRLVGREFGFFMEELDKKPLAASLRNADFYVDNLNRHVALASELLEQVQQEQADGVVCDPMCLWGRAVAERLELPRALFFSGIAVTADSPVFDYFSRLFDGDIPEIITNMFLKREPLMLAPIPRKFQPDSAYLGEGFEFIGPTIVDREADQDFPFEEIAGHPTIYISLGSIINNPQFYELCMEAFAGSRWKVVMVSQTRPQQVPDNFLVYPFVPQLKMLQHAELFISHGGMNSVMESLWYGVPLLMVPQSSDQPLVAARAEELDLGRKLELQTITPDLLLAKAEEILADSAIRESVRSMQSILHHGGGSQRGADVIQRYFAAHIRREQLLNSVTEQN comes from the coding sequence ATGAAACTGTTGTTCTTCATGCTGCCGTATCATGGCCACATTAATCCTACATTATCTGTAGCGGAGGAGCTCGTTCGCCGCGGGGAGCAGATCGTGTATTACACCACAGAGGAGTTTGCGGGAAAATTGGAGGGCATTGGTGCCGAGCTTCGCCTCGTTGGCCGGGAATTCGGCTTCTTCATGGAGGAACTGGATAAGAAGCCTTTGGCGGCTTCACTTCGAAATGCGGATTTTTATGTAGATAATCTGAACCGGCATGTAGCTTTAGCTTCCGAGCTGCTGGAACAGGTGCAGCAGGAGCAGGCTGACGGCGTCGTATGCGATCCGATGTGTCTGTGGGGACGCGCAGTGGCGGAGCGGCTTGAACTGCCGAGAGCGCTGTTCTTCTCAGGGATTGCCGTTACGGCCGACTCTCCGGTATTCGACTATTTTTCCCGGTTGTTTGACGGAGATATCCCGGAAATCATCACAAATATGTTCCTGAAGCGGGAGCCGCTTATGCTCGCTCCGATTCCAAGGAAGTTCCAGCCGGACTCGGCGTATTTAGGAGAAGGGTTTGAATTTATCGGCCCGACTATCGTCGACAGGGAGGCGGATCAGGACTTTCCGTTCGAAGAGATTGCCGGGCATCCCACGATCTATATTTCGCTTGGCAGTATTATTAATAATCCTCAATTTTATGAACTTTGCATGGAAGCTTTTGCGGGCAGCCGCTGGAAAGTAGTTATGGTCTCCCAGACGCGGCCACAGCAGGTTCCTGATAATTTTCTCGTCTATCCATTTGTTCCTCAATTAAAAATGTTGCAGCATGCTGAGCTGTTTATCTCCCATGGTGGAATGAACTCGGTCATGGAGTCGCTGTGGTATGGTGTTCCCCTTCTGATGGTGCCGCAAAGCTCCGACCAACCGCTTGTAGCCGCCCGGGCCGAGGAGCTGGACCTAGGCAGAAAGCTGGAATTACAAACGATTACGCCAGACCTGCTTCTCGCGAAGGCGGAGGAGATTCTCGCGGATTCAGCAATTCGCGAAAGCGTACGCTCCATGCAGTCGATCCTGCATCATGGCGGGGGAAGCCAGCGGGGCGCGGATGTGATTCAGCGGTACTTTGCTGCTCATATACGGCGAGAGCAGTTGTTGAATTCAGTGACTGAGCAGAATTAA
- a CDS encoding MDR family MFS transporter, whose translation MGQSKTQKDGFAFIILAVFLGNFLAFVNSGTVNIALPSIMKDLHTNINSVQWIVTGFMLAIGTIAPVVGFLGAKAGYKKLYLAALIGLTISSTLCGLSWNIGSLIAFRVIQGLCAGMIQISTMTIIYQSVSKEKQSMAISLWTVSVMVAPAIGPTLGGLITSAWGWEALFYANVPVGIIAILSAALCLPDRKGSAGVTLDAWGLVTVVVGNVSLLMYFTKGSDLGWFSAPSLALLLAGLAGIAAFIWRELTAKEPLLNIRVFQYPKYAMGTILNCLISVGLYSSVFLIPLFLEEAQGASSFTSGLIMLPGAIIMILVTMATGKLYGKFDPVWFVLAGVLLLCIASWEFSRLTMHSSIGYVMIWMILRYIGVGLATSPVTNISMSHIPAEHVGSATSISNWLRQAVAALAIAIFSSILAVRTGAHLAEFSGEKVGEALKQAAFLYGSNDTFLAATAVLIFAVPLSLLLRNRKANA comes from the coding sequence TTGGGACAGAGCAAAACACAGAAGGATGGATTTGCCTTTATTATTTTGGCCGTATTTTTAGGGAACTTTCTGGCCTTCGTGAATTCGGGCACCGTGAATATTGCCCTTCCTTCAATCATGAAGGATTTGCATACGAATATTAATTCCGTGCAATGGATCGTCACGGGTTTTATGCTGGCGATCGGTACGATTGCCCCTGTGGTTGGCTTTCTGGGGGCCAAGGCAGGCTACAAAAAACTGTACCTCGCAGCATTGATCGGTTTGACGATTTCTTCCACGCTATGCGGCCTCTCTTGGAATATCGGATCGCTGATCGCATTCCGGGTGATCCAAGGCCTCTGCGCAGGAATGATTCAAATTTCCACGATGACGATTATTTATCAATCCGTATCGAAGGAAAAGCAGTCGATGGCGATCAGCCTCTGGACGGTATCCGTTATGGTCGCTCCGGCCATTGGGCCAACTTTGGGTGGTTTAATCACCAGTGCTTGGGGGTGGGAGGCCTTGTTTTATGCGAATGTGCCTGTAGGCATCATAGCTATTCTGAGCGCTGCGCTTTGCCTGCCTGACCGCAAGGGTTCGGCTGGCGTAACCTTGGATGCCTGGGGATTGGTCACCGTGGTGGTTGGAAATGTCTCCCTGCTGATGTATTTTACCAAAGGAAGCGATCTCGGATGGTTCTCGGCACCGTCTCTCGCTTTATTGCTGGCAGGCCTTGCTGGCATTGCCGCCTTCATTTGGAGGGAGCTGACCGCGAAGGAGCCGCTCCTGAACATCCGCGTATTTCAATATCCGAAATATGCAATGGGCACGATATTGAATTGCCTTATTTCGGTAGGACTGTATTCCAGCGTGTTTCTCATCCCATTATTCCTGGAGGAAGCCCAGGGAGCTTCCTCCTTCACCAGCGGGCTAATCATGCTTCCGGGGGCGATCATTATGATTCTGGTGACGATGGCTACGGGCAAGCTGTATGGTAAATTCGACCCGGTATGGTTCGTACTGGCCGGTGTCCTACTGCTCTGCATTGCTTCCTGGGAATTCAGCCGGCTCACGATGCACTCCTCCATCGGATACGTGATGATTTGGATGATTCTGCGTTACATCGGAGTAGGCCTCGCAACTTCTCCGGTGACGAATATTTCCATGAGCCATATTCCGGCAGAGCATGTCGGTTCGGCGACATCGATCTCGAACTGGCTGCGCCAAGCCGTTGCGGCGCTCGCCATAGCCATATTCAGCTCGATTCTGGCGGTCAGAACGGGAGCTCATCTTGCGGAGTTCAGCGGAGAGAAAGTCGGCGAAGCCTTGAAACAGGCCGCTTTTCTTTATGGCTCGAACGATACGTTCCTTGCAGCAACTGCCGTTCTTATTTTTGCCGTACCGCTGTCACTCTTATTGAGAAATAGAAAAGCGAATGCTTAA
- a CDS encoding LysR family transcriptional regulator translates to MNFEQMEYIKAIVHAKSISVAAEQLHVSQSAVSQSIAALEQELGLRLFQRSRLGTTPTEEGRSIINKALIIVDTMQRIKEDAQSITSSFTGELKIAAISSLMTFLPRVLSRFKKDFPLMKVTIIEMESKKIIPRIKQHTVDIGYITIPKSQEQSLPEHILFKKLDYDAHIKVIVPQDSPFAFQSSLRLQDLADYPIVMYASQFWENFSHSYAEKYGPLNILFYSSNSEVIKKTVAEGLAISLLSGYSLNDDPYVESGRIIPVHLSDNQVVSDLYFGCLISEQNPRYAVIQRLLDDYTLLK, encoded by the coding sequence ATGAATTTTGAGCAAATGGAATACATCAAAGCTATTGTGCACGCCAAGTCCATTTCCGTTGCCGCAGAGCAGCTTCACGTGTCCCAGTCTGCCGTCAGCCAGTCGATTGCAGCGCTGGAGCAGGAGCTCGGCCTTCGTTTATTCCAGAGATCCAGGTTAGGCACTACCCCTACGGAGGAAGGACGAAGTATTATCAATAAAGCGTTGATCATCGTCGATACGATGCAGCGCATCAAGGAGGACGCCCAATCGATCACCTCCTCTTTTACCGGGGAGCTGAAGATCGCCGCCATCTCAAGCCTCATGACTTTTTTACCGCGGGTCCTGTCCAGGTTTAAGAAGGATTTTCCCCTGATGAAAGTGACGATCATTGAGATGGAGAGTAAGAAGATTATCCCCCGCATCAAACAGCACACGGTAGATATAGGTTATATCACGATCCCGAAATCGCAGGAACAGTCCTTGCCCGAACATATCCTCTTCAAAAAACTGGACTACGATGCGCATATTAAAGTGATCGTCCCCCAGGACTCGCCATTTGCGTTCCAGAGCTCGCTCAGGCTTCAAGATTTGGCGGATTACCCGATTGTGATGTATGCGAGCCAATTTTGGGAGAACTTCAGTCATTCTTATGCAGAAAAATACGGTCCCTTAAACATTCTATTCTACAGCTCCAATTCAGAAGTCATTAAGAAGACGGTTGCCGAGGGGCTTGCTATCAGCTTGTTATCCGGCTACAGCTTAAATGATGATCCCTACGTGGAGAGCGGCCGCATCATCCCTGTGCATTTGAGCGACAATCAAGTCGTCTCCGACCTCTATTTCGGCTGCCTGATATCCGAGCAGAATCCCCGTTATGCCGTCATTCAAAGACTGCTGGATGATTATACGCTCCTCAAATAA
- a CDS encoding AraC family transcriptional regulator encodes MDLLKSMNDAMKYIEEHLAEDIDFKEVAKRAACSEYHFKRMFSFLAGVPLSEYIRRRRLTSAAFELRDGEAKVIDVALKYGYSSPDAFTRAFQSLHGITPSEARLNGHALKAYPRMTFQLTIQGGSEMNYRIVDKEAFSIVGLMKRVPIVFQGVNPEIASMWESLDAGLIGQLKALSNIEPGGLISASVNFSEGRMEERGELDHYIGVATTQACPDHLAQLVVPASTWAVFEAVGPFPDTLQQVWGRIYSEWFPSSSYELAPGPEILWNESKDVSSQAYRSEIWIPVLKKQMPK; translated from the coding sequence ATGGATTTGCTTAAAAGCATGAATGACGCAATGAAGTACATCGAAGAGCATCTGGCCGAAGATATCGACTTTAAAGAAGTCGCAAAGCGAGCAGCCTGCTCGGAATATCATTTCAAGCGAATGTTCTCCTTCCTTGCAGGCGTTCCGTTGTCGGAATACATTCGCCGCAGAAGGCTCACTTCCGCAGCATTCGAGCTTCGAGACGGCGAGGCAAAGGTGATCGATGTGGCGTTGAAATACGGGTACAGCTCACCGGATGCTTTTACACGCGCTTTTCAGAGCCTGCATGGCATCACGCCGTCTGAAGCAAGGCTGAACGGCCATGCTCTCAAAGCTTATCCGCGCATGACCTTCCAACTAACCATTCAAGGAGGAAGCGAAATGAACTACCGTATAGTAGACAAAGAGGCTTTTAGCATTGTTGGCCTGATGAAACGCGTCCCGATCGTATTCCAAGGTGTCAATCCGGAAATTGCGTCCATGTGGGAAAGCCTGGATGCAGGATTGATCGGGCAGCTGAAAGCCCTGTCCAACATAGAGCCAGGGGGGCTGATCAGCGCATCTGTGAACTTCTCGGAGGGAAGGATGGAGGAAAGAGGAGAACTGGATCATTACATCGGCGTGGCTACAACCCAGGCATGTCCGGATCATCTGGCACAGCTAGTAGTCCCGGCCTCGACATGGGCGGTGTTCGAAGCGGTCGGGCCGTTTCCAGATACGCTTCAGCAGGTGTGGGGCCGCATATATTCGGAGTGGTTCCCCTCTTCAAGCTATGAGCTCGCCCCAGGTCCGGAAATATTATGGAACGAGAGTAAAGACGTTTCATCGCAGGCGTACAGAAGCGAAATATGGATTCCTGTTCTGAAAAAGCAGATGCCTAAATAA
- a CDS encoding prolyl oligopeptidase family serine peptidase: protein MAKPALSPCGSWKSPITAQDIAQSRISFQEILVDQDIIYWVESRPTEQGRYVIVRADEDGEMSDVTPPGYSARTLVNSYGGGSFTLSGGTVYFSNFVASSEESPYARHHDQRLFRQKEGSAPEPLTDTLSVCYADGVYDSQRGRLISVREDGQLTLHGQGMQSLVSIDPVSGQQEMLAYGNDFYAAPRLSPDGKRLCWLTWNYPSMPWDGSELWVADVNDEGMLCNPKQIAGGTEEAIFQPEWSPQGELFFISDRTNWWNLYRWDGDKTSVVYQKAADFGAPQWTLRMAQYDFIPDGRVVCSYVEQGAWRLAVIDVHSNKLTDIPSRYTEISHLRAGTNFVAFLGGAHDTPLSVVKLSLETMQETVIKSSLTNYEKFLPYVSKPEPITFVTSGNGQAYAFYYPPHNLDFGIPVQEKPPLIIKSHGGPTSAASTALDLEIQYFTSRGFAVVDVNYRGSTGYGREYRLSLYGNWGIYDKEDCISAAKYLEERGEIDGERILARGGSAGGFTTLCLLAFSTICRAGASYYGVSDLEKIVVNSDKLEAKYPFRLIGKYPEQAELYRERSPAFHAERITNPAIFFQGLEDPIVPPEQTEGIVSSLTQRGVPVAAFYYPHEQHGFRIAANIKKSLEAELYFYSQILQYTPADPLEPFPINNLK from the coding sequence ATGGCAAAGCCTGCATTGTCGCCTTGCGGCAGCTGGAAATCGCCGATCACGGCACAGGATATCGCCCAGAGCAGAATTTCCTTCCAAGAGATTCTTGTCGATCAAGATATCATCTATTGGGTCGAATCCAGACCGACGGAGCAGGGGCGGTATGTCATCGTCAGAGCTGATGAGGACGGAGAGATGTCCGACGTTACTCCGCCGGGGTACAGCGCCCGAACGCTGGTTAACTCGTACGGGGGCGGATCTTTTACGCTCTCGGGCGGGACGGTCTATTTCTCTAACTTTGTAGCCAGCTCAGAAGAGTCGCCCTATGCTAGACATCATGATCAGCGGCTGTTCCGCCAGAAGGAGGGAAGCGCGCCTGAACCGCTGACGGATACACTGTCTGTCTGTTATGCCGACGGCGTCTACGATTCGCAGCGGGGCCGCCTGATCAGCGTCCGGGAGGACGGGCAGCTGACCCTTCATGGCCAAGGCATGCAGTCGCTCGTATCGATCGACCCGGTTAGCGGCCAGCAAGAAATGCTGGCTTACGGCAACGATTTCTACGCGGCCCCGCGCTTATCGCCCGATGGCAAACGCTTATGCTGGCTCACCTGGAATTATCCGAGCATGCCGTGGGATGGCAGCGAGCTCTGGGTGGCAGATGTAAATGACGAAGGTATGCTATGCAATCCGAAACAAATTGCGGGCGGTACCGAGGAAGCGATTTTTCAGCCTGAATGGTCACCACAGGGGGAGCTGTTCTTCATCTCGGATCGTACGAATTGGTGGAATCTTTACCGCTGGGACGGCGATAAGACGTCCGTTGTTTACCAGAAAGCAGCAGACTTCGGCGCGCCTCAATGGACCTTGCGCATGGCTCAGTACGATTTCATCCCGGATGGCCGGGTTGTCTGCTCGTATGTAGAACAGGGGGCCTGGAGGCTTGCCGTTATTGACGTGCACAGCAATAAGCTCACGGATATTCCGTCGCGATACACGGAAATCAGCCATTTGCGCGCAGGGACGAATTTCGTTGCTTTTCTGGGAGGCGCTCATGATACGCCCTTATCCGTCGTCAAGCTCTCGCTGGAGACAATGCAGGAGACGGTAATTAAATCATCTTTGACGAACTATGAGAAGTTTCTTCCTTATGTCTCGAAGCCCGAACCGATCACCTTTGTGACGAGCGGGAACGGGCAGGCATATGCCTTCTACTATCCGCCGCATAATTTGGATTTTGGCATCCCAGTGCAAGAGAAGCCCCCGCTTATTATTAAGAGTCATGGAGGGCCTACGTCGGCAGCCTCCACCGCGCTTGACCTGGAGATTCAATATTTCACGAGCCGCGGCTTCGCCGTCGTCGATGTAAATTATCGGGGGAGCACGGGGTACGGGCGAGAGTATCGGCTGTCCTTATATGGGAATTGGGGCATTTATGATAAAGAGGATTGCATCAGCGCGGCGAAGTATCTGGAGGAGAGAGGAGAGATCGACGGCGAGCGGATTTTGGCCCGCGGCGGCAGTGCAGGCGGGTTTACGACGCTGTGCTTGCTGGCTTTCTCGACAATTTGCCGGGCGGGAGCCAGCTACTATGGCGTCTCCGATTTAGAGAAGATCGTGGTGAACAGCGATAAGCTGGAAGCCAAGTATCCGTTTAGGCTGATCGGGAAATATCCCGAACAGGCGGAGCTGTACCGGGAACGATCGCCGGCTTTTCATGCCGAACGAATTACGAATCCGGCCATCTTTTTTCAAGGCCTCGAGGATCCCATCGTCCCGCCGGAGCAAACAGAAGGGATCGTGTCGTCTCTGACTCAACGCGGAGTTCCCGTGGCCGCCTTCTATTATCCTCATGAGCAGCATGGCTTTCGCATAGCGGCAAACATTAAAAAGTCCTTGGAGGCGGAGCTGTATTTTTACTCGCAAATATTGCAGTATACCCCGGCAGATCCGCTTGAGCCGTTTCCGATCAACAACTTAAAGTAA